The DNA window GGCGCGCGAGGATTCGACGAGGCGCGCCACGTCCGCTTCGGTCCCGGTCGCCTCCTCCGTATCGGCGGGTTCGTCGTCGGGACGCAGCGCGCCGAGCGAATGGCGCAGCTCGTCGAGCGCGGTCCTCGCGGTCGAACGGACCTGGTGCGCGGCCTCGTAGAGCTTCGGTTCCTGGCCCTTCGCGGCGACTTCGAGCGCGCCGCAGTACACCGAGATGAGGCTGAGCCGGTGCCCGAGCTGGTCGTGCATCTCGCCCGCGATCCGCGACCGCTCCTCGAGCCGCGCCTCCGAGCGCGCGAAATGCCTTGCCTGCGCGAGGAATTCGGCGCGCTCGCCCAGCGCGACGACGAGCTTGGCCTGCTGCGCCTGCACGGTGCCGACGAGCCACGGCACCGCCATGCAGAGGATCGTCGAAATGGCGATGACCACCACGACGTACTTCCACCGGAACGCGGGCTGGGTGAGCAGCACCACCGCGACCGGGATCAGCACACCGGGGCCGAGCACCGCCCACCGGCGGCCCGCGGTGCGCAGCCGCCCGCCCGCGCCGTAGGCGACGGCGGCGAGCACCGCACCGGTCGCGGGGAACAGGCCGAACAGCACGGCCGCGCCCAGCAGCGCGAACACCGAGCAGGCGACGTGCCGGAGCCCGATCAGCACCGCGGCGCAGGCGAGTACCCCCGCCAGCACCGGTGTCGTCGATTCCAGCACGCCGGGCCAGCCCCACGCCGGGACGAGATCGGCCAGCACGACGGTCAGCACGGCCACGAACGCGGCGAGGACGGCATCGGTCGCCGCGACGGCCACCACCGGCCGTCGCCACCACGCCGTCTGCTGCCGCATGCCCCGCCGCTCCGTTCTCCGTGCCGCGGAAAGCATCACACGGATCGGGCTCAGCCGCCCGAACCGGTCGTGCACCTTGCCGGTGCCGGGGGCGGGATGAGGTCGATCAGGTAGCGGTCGACGTCCGCGTCGACGCACGGCGAAGTGCCGCCGTAGACGGCGTGCCCGACGTCGTCGTTGGTCAGCAGGACCGCCGAAGGCATACTCTCGCTGAGCGCTTCCGCCCAGCGGTACGGGGTCGCGGCGTCCACTGTGGTCCCGACGAGCAGCACGGGCGGCGCGCCCTCGGCGCGCACGGTCTTCGGCCGCACCGTCGAGGTGGGCAGGAAGGCGCAGCTCGCCAGCTCCGAACCGTCGTTGACCGGGGACACCGCCCTGAGCCGCCTCGCTGTCTCCTCGTAGGCGGCGAGATCGGTGGGATGCGGCCGGTCGAGGCAGTTGACCACGGCGAGCACGGTGTCGTCGGACTTCTCCGGGTCTTCCTCGTCATCGGAATCCTCCCCGGAGTCATCGGCGGCGGTGCCGCTTTCGGCGGCGATCAACTCCTCCGAAAGCGCGGGCCACTCCGCGGGAAAGGGCACCTTGGTGCCGATGACCGAGCGCAGCGAATCGCCGTCCGGCCCCGCGAGCACCCGGTCCACGGTGGCGAGGATTTCGCCTTCGTTCTTTCCTGGACACGGTTTTCCGGTGCGGGCGGCGCATTCCTTCGCGTAGGCGTGCAGCGCGAGATCGGCGCCCTCGGCCTGTTGGACCGGATCTTCGCGCCAATCGAGGTACAGGTTGTCGACGCCGTCGAGGACCATCGCGCGGATCTTGTTCGGAAACCGGTCGGCGTAGAGCTGGCCGACCCTGGTCCCGTAGGAGAAGCCGACGTAGGTCAGCTTTTCCTGCCCGGTGACCGCGCGCAGCACGTCGAGATCGCTGACCACGTCCGCGGAACCGAGGTGCCGCACCACGTTCTCCCCCGTTTGCGCCAGGCACGCTTCGGCGAACTGGCGTTGCCGCGGCACCGCGGGCCCGATCAGCGGCAGGTTCGCCGGGACGGGGCCGGTCGGCTCGCCCTGGGTGTCACAGCGGAGCTTGGGCTCGCTGCCGCCGACCCCGCGCGGGTCGAAGCTCACGACGTCGAACCGCTCGCGGACCGGCGCGGGCCAGTTCTCGCCGATGTCCTCCACCATCGCGACACCCGATTGGCCCGGCCCGCCCGCACCGGCGACGACCGTGCCGATCCGCTGGTCGGGCTTGGTCGCCGGGGCCTTCTTCAACGGCAGCGAGAACGTGCCGCCGTCGGGGTGCGCGTAGTCGATCGGCACGGTGAGCCGCGCGCACAGGAACTGCTCGCACAGCTCCCATTTCAGGACCTGCCGGTAGAAGCGGGCCAGCGGGCCCACCTGTTCGGGACCGGCGGGCGCGGGGTTCGGCTGCCCCGCGCCCGCACTGGTGCACCCGGCGACGAGCGCGGCGATCACCGCCACAGTGAAACCTCGCCGTACCCATCCCCGGGTCGTGCCCATCCCGTGCTCCTCCGATCCGTCGAAAACCTTTCAGGAAGAGAAAACCGCACGCGACCCGCTGGGCACGACCCTCCGCGGTCGGTAAATTCCCGTCCGGCCTCCGTCGAGCGGGCTACCCCGAAAGGCATACGGGACCTATTCGCGGAGGCCGATGGCGTCGATGGGACGGGCCCGGAGGCCGAGCCGGGTGGACACCGCGAGCGAAAGCAGGCCGAGCAACGCCGCCGCGCCGATGATGCCGAGGTACACCCCGATCGGCCCGGCGGGCACCGGGCTGCCGGTGAAGCCGATGCTCAGCACCGCCAGCGGGAGCACCGGGATGAGCGAGCCGACCACGATCGCGATCCCGGTCACCACGAACGCCTCGGCCCGCATCATGCGCCGCACCTGGCCGCGCGTGGTGCCGACGAGCCGGAGCAGGGCGAATTCGCGCCGCCGCTGCGCGGTCGTCATCACCAGCGTGTTGCCGACCGAGATCGCGATGTAGGCGAGGATCACCCCGATCGCCACCAGGTTGACCCAGAACTGGACGGACGCGTCGCCGCGGTCGGCCGACTGCACGGCCTCCTTGCCGCCGACCGTGAGCCCCGGGTACTGCCCGGCGAGTCCACGCAGCCCGGCGGCGGCGCCTTCGCCGCCCGGTGCCAGCCGCACGAGCACCGAGCTGTCCATGCGGTCGGTGGTGTGCTCGCGGGCGAGCGCGGCGGGCAGCACGAAGTCGCCGAACGCGAAGTCCCGCTCGTAGGTGGCGACCAGCCGCAGGTTCGCGGGCGCGCCGTCGGCGAAGAAGAACTCGACCGGGTCACCGATCTTCTTGTCCAGCCAGCTCGCTTCCGACGCGCTCAGTGCCACGGTGTCCCTGCTCAGATCGGCGAAGTTCCCTTGTACCGCACCGAAATCGAGCGGACCGCGGGCCTGCGCGCCGTCGAGTCCCTGCGCCGGTTTCTTCTCGACGGCCTTCCCGTCCCCTTCGGCCCTCGTGATGAAGATGGTGGTCCGAACCACTGACGTCGCCGCGGCGACGCCGGGGACCCGCCGCGCCGCTTCGGCCACCTCGGGCGAGAGCCTGCCGGTGGTGCTGGTGAGCACCTGGTCGGCCGTCGTCGCCAGCCGGGTCTCCTCCTGCAGCGCGGCGGTCGTGGTGGCCTGGCTGAAGAAGTTCGTGATCGCGAAGCCCACCGCGAGCATCAGCGGGGTGACCGCGGCGGCCATGCGCCGGGTGTTGGCACGGGTGTTCGCGGCGGCGAGGTAGCCGCCGACCCTGGACACCCGGCTCAGCGGCCCCGCGATCAGCCGCACGGCCAGCGCGACCACCTTCGGGCCGAGCAGCGCGAGCCCGACGACGAGCAGCAGCGCGGAAACACCGCTCAACGCACCCGCGTCCTCGCTGCGCACGAACAGCGGCACGGTCGACGCGCCCACGCCGAGCGCGACGAACACGCCACCGGTGAAAACGCGCGCCTTGCCGAGTTCGCGCCGTTCCACCGCGGCTTCGCCGAGCGCTTCGACGGGTGAGATCTTCGACGGCCGCCTTCCCGCCGCCCACGCGCCGACGCGTGCCGCACCGAGCCCGAGCAGGAACGCGGCGACGAGCGGCAACGGCCCGATCGTCAACGCGAAATCCGTTGGCACCACACCGATCGCGGCGAACGCGGACCGCAGTCCCTGCGCGACGGCGATGCCCGCGGCGCTGCCGAGTGCCGCCGCGATCGCGGCCACCAGCGTGGTTTCCACCCCGATGAGCTTGCGGATCTGCTTCGGAGTGGCCGCGATCGCCCGCAGCAGCGCGAATTCCCGGCGCCGCTGCCCGATCGCCAGCGCCAGCGTGCCGGTCACGACGAACACCGTCACCATCAGCACGGTTCCACCGAAGGAGCCGGAGATCCCGATCAGTATCGTCCTCGTCTGGCCGACGTCGCGGAATTCGACCGTGCTCCGTTCGCCCCCCGAGGTCACCGAAACCTGTTTAGCCCCAAGGGTTTCCTCGATCCGGTCGGCGAGGTCGCCCGGGTCGGTCCCGTTCTCGGCGAGCACCCCGATCGCGCTCACCTGACCGGGCCGTCCGAACAGGGCACCAGCCCGCGCGTCGGAGAAGTACACTGTGGACTGACGGGAGAACCCGGCACCGATTCCGCTCACGCGGTAGGAAACCGGGCCGCCGGTGGTCGCGATCTTCACCCGCCCACCGATGGAAACCCCGGCCCGGCTGGCGAGTTCGGCGTCGAGCACGACCTCGTCCGGTGCCGACGGCGGAGCACCGGCCCGGAGCGTGAACGGCGCCAAGGCCGAGGCCGCCCAGTTGTGCCCGAACGACGGTTTCCCGGTCACCGGGCCGCTCTCGGTGATCACGTCCGCCGGGAAGCTCACCTCGCCGATCGCCGCGCGCACCCCCGGCAGGCCCGAGATCCGGTTCGCCGCCGAAGCCGCGAGCGGCGGCTGTTCGGTCACCTGCTGGGATTCGATCGCCGCGACGTCCGGCGGTTTCACCGTCTGGTGCCCGCCGACGACGACGGACGCGCCCGCGTAGCGCTGCGTCGGCACCCCCGAGCTGATCCCCGACTCCATCAAGATCCCGCACGCGGCGACCACCGCGGTACCGCACAGCACCGCGAGGAACGCGCCAACGAATCCCGCCTTGCGCGCCCGGATCGTCTGCCAGGCGAGGTCGCGCACGCTCACCACTCCCCGAGGTGGGTCATGCGCTCGGCGACCGCGTCCGGCGTCGGGGCGCTCAGCTCACCGGCGAACCGCCCGTCGGCGAGGAACAGCACGCTGTGCGCGTACGACGCGGCCACCGGGTCGTGCGTCACCATCAGCACCGTCTGCCCCGTCGAGTCCACGAGTCCGCGCAGGAGCTCCAGGACCTGGCGACCGGTGCGGGTGTCCAGCGCGCCGGTGGGTTCGTCGGCCAGCAGCACCTCCGGCCTGGTTACCAGGGCACGGGCGATCGCCACCCGCTGCTGCTGGCCGCCGGACAGCTCGGCGGGACGGCTCCCCAGCTTCGCCGCGATGCCGACCCGCTCGGCGACCTCGCGCAGCCAGGCCCGATCGGCCCGTTCCCCCGCGAGCCGCAGCGGCAGCGTGATGTTCTGCTCGACGGTCAGCGAAGGCAGCAGGTTGTACGCCTGGAAAACGAACCCGATGCGCTGCCTGCGCAGCTCGGTGAGCTGGGTTTCGCTCAGCCCGGACAACTCGGTGCCGCCCAGCAGCACCCGCCCCGAGGCCGGCCGGTCGAGCCCGGCCGCGCAGTGCAGGAACGTGCTCTTGCCCGACCCCGACGGCCCCATCACCGCGGTGAAACTGCCGCGGCGCAGCCCCGCCGTGACCCCGTCGAGCGCGGTGACCGCGCCGTCGCCGGAGCCGTACACCTTGCGCACCGACTCCAGCGCGAGCGCGTAAGTCCTCTGTGGACTGTCCTCGGCCCGTGCCGCCGTGCGTCCCCGTGTTCTCATCGTCTCCCTTTCCACCACGCAAACGTAGGGTCGGAAAGCGGCTGCGCTCGACCGCACGAGCCCGTCTGTCCGTGGTGTAGCCCGCACCACCACGGCGGTGGGGTTCTCTCCTTTCGCAGGGTGTCCGGCACCGCCCGCGGGCCGTACCCTCGCGACGAGGAAAGGAAGATCCATGTCCCAGTCAGGAACATCCCGGCGCGCCGCGCTCGGATTGTCCGGTCTCGCCGCGGTTTCCGCGGTCGCGGGCGGGAGCGCGGAAGCGGTGGCAACGGAGAAGCTCGATCTGTCGGCCGACACGCTGATCACGCTCGGCACCACGGCCGGGCCGCCGGTCGAACGCGGCCGCGTCGGCATCGGCTCGGCACTGGTCACCGGCGGGCGCGCCTACGTCGTCGACTGCGGCCGGGGCACGGTGGCGCAGTACGTCGAATCCGGGCTGACCTTCGCCGATCTCGGCGCGATCTTCCTGACCCACCTGCACGCCGACCACATCGCGGACTTCTACGACTACTTCCTGTGCGCCGGCTGGCTCACGAACGTGCCAGGCGCACCGGGCGACGGCCCGTTCCCGCCGAAGCCGACGCACCGCGTGCCGGTGCACGGGCCCGGCCGCGCGGGCGGGCTCCCGCCGAGCCGGGTCGGCGTGCCGCCGTCGCACGTCGGCGGGCACCAGGAAACCCCGGGCACGGTCGACCTGACCGAGAATCTGCACAAGGCGTTCGCCTACAGCTCCAACGTCTTCAACCGCGACGCCGGGATCATCGACATCCGCGAACTGGCCGAGCCGCACGACATCCGGCTCCCCCACGTCGGCGCGGACCACCGGAACACCGCGCCGCCGATGGAGCCGTTCGGGGTGTACCACGACGAAAACGTCCGCGTGTCCGCGATTCTCGTGCCGCACTACGACGTCTTCCCGAGCTTCGCGTTCCGGTTCGACACCGCCACCGGCAAATCCGTCACGTTCTCCGGCGACACGGTCAAGTCGGACAACGTGGTCCGGCTCGCGCGCGGCACCGACCTGCTGGTGCACGAGTGCATCTTCACGCTGAACTCGGTGTACCACCAGCGCTCGCACACCTCGGCCGAGCAGGTCGGTGAGGTCGCCGCCGCCGCGGCGGCGGGGAAGGTGGTGGTCAGCCACTACGACCCGCCCGGCCTCGACGACAGGGTGTGGTTCGACGCGATCGGCAAGGCCTACCGCGGGCCCGCCGCGATCGCGCGCGACGGGCAGCGGTTCACCTTGTGAAGCTCCTCAGTCGAGCAGGCCGTCGTAGTCGGGCAGTTTGAAGGTCCGTTCCGCGTGCCCGCCGATGAGGTCGGTTTCGCTGTTGCCGAGATTGGCGACGATGGTGTAGCCGTTCTTCTCGATCTCGGTGCGCGAGCGGGTCTTGGGCACGTTGAGCGGTTCGGTGCTCAGCGTCGGCCGGAGGTAGAGCCCGTCGACCGGGTAGCCGACCCGCGCCAGGTTTCCCGCGGTGAGATCGCGCAGGATGTCCGGCCTGCCGGTGACGAAGAAGACCGAGGCGCCGTGCTCCTTCGCGCGCTTCGCGAGCGCCAGCATCGGCGGAATCGCGGGGATGGTCAGCAGGTCGAAGTGGTAGTGGGTTTCCAGCGTGGTGTTGTCGATGTCGAACACCAGCGCGGGCTTGCCGCCCGGTTTCGCGAGCCGTTCGTCGAGGTAGGCGTTGGCGGGGCCGGTGACCTTTTCGACGTCGGAGATCCAGGTCTGGTACGAGGGTTCGGCGCGGACGGGAACCGGCTGCGCCGACGCGGGAGCGGTGCCCACGACGAGCGCGCCCGCCATGGCCAGGACGGGGACCATTATCCGAATAGTCTTCACGTACAGCAGGGTAAGGCGACTAGGCCAGAACGGGAAGAACCCACCGCACCCGACGTTAGAAGGTTGCGGTGCACGCACGCGCTACGCATGCTTTTGACCTCTGCTTGCGTTACGAGGTGTGCCATGCAACCCGTCGAGACGGAACCCGCGAGACCCCTTCCCCCGGCATTGGTCCACGCGTTGCGCTACGGGCCGTTTCATCGCGCGCTCGCCGAGGCCATCACCCAGCGCGGCCTCCCGCTCTCGCGGTTGCGGGCGCGCCTGAACGCCCAAGGCGTCCCGATCGCGGAATCGACGTTGAGCTACTGGCAGCGCGGGCTCCGCCACCCGTCGGTGCCCCGGTCGCTCGCCGCGGTCCGCGCACTCGAAAACGTCCTGCGGCTTCCCGGCGACAGCCTCGTCGTGCTGATCGGGCCGCAGCACCGCGCCGCGGACGCCGACGAACGGCTGCCGTCCATCCCCGAACTGAGCCAGAGCTGGGCCGAAACGAGCGCGCTGCTCGACGAGTTCGCCGATCTTTCCGGCCACCCGTGCAACGCCGGGCTCGACGTGGTGACCGTGCTCGACACGGTGCGGATGTCGGGCAAGGGCAACGCCTACGAGGTCGGGTCCACGATGGTCGTTCGCGCGCGCGGCTACGGCCCGGACAGCTTCGTGGTGACCCACCAGGGCGAGCCCGAGGTCGACATCCACGGCACCGAGCTGCACGCGGTGGAGGGCTGCCGCGTCGGCCGGGTGCGGAAGCGGCCGTCGTCGGCGGGCATGGTGTTCGAGCTGCTGTTCGACCGCAGGCTCGGCGAAGGCGACGTCCACGTGTTCAGCTTCCGGCTGCGGACCGCGAACCCGGTGCCGTCGGCGACGTTCTTCCGCGCCGTGCGGACTCCGATGTCGGTGTACCTGATCCGCCTGCACTTCGACCCCGCGGCACTCCCGGTGCGCTGCACCAGGTTCATCCGCGCGCGCGAAGGCGTCGACCCGCTGCTGAGCGAACCCCTCCTGTGCGGCCGCGACGGCGTGGTCAGCGCCTACTTCGACACCCTCGGCCCCAGCCTCGCCGGCGTCGACTTCCTGTGGGACTAGTTCGTGTTTCCAAAGCGGCGGAGCCGCCACTTCCACAACACTTCCTAATGGTTTTCGTCCCGTTTCTTCGCACGGAGCCGCAGTGCCAGCGCGCCGCCGAGCGCGACCAGCACCGCGGCACCGGCGATCCCGGCCGCGAGCAGCGGTGAAGCCCCGCTGTCCGCCGAGGGTTCGGCCGGGGTGGCCACGTTCTGCTTGAACCCGATGCCGCCGTTCTTCTGGTAGTCCGAGCCGGGCATCTTGTCGGCATAGCGCTCGTGCACCTGCCGCTGGTAGTCGGCGAGTGAGACGAACCCGCCGACCGGTGACTGCGGCAGGCTCGCCCGCAGCAGCACCACCCCGGTCGGCGTCAGCTCGTACCACCCGTTGATCTGGGGTTCGTTGAGCAGCACCGACCCGGGGCGCAAGCGTTTGCTCAGCACCTCTTCGTCGTTGCCGGAGATCGCGCTGGCGACCTTCCAGGCACCGGGGGCCTTCGAGGTGGACCGCAGCGTCGCGGTCTCCCCGCCCGGCGCCGTCACGGTCACCGCGATGTACTGCAGCGCCCCGGCGGGCACGCCGGTCTTGCCGAGCACGAAGTCGGGGTTCAGCGCGTAGACCGGCGTGCCGTGGCCCGCGACCGAAACCTGGCCGGGGTCGATGTGGTTGACCTGCCGGAAGTTGGTCTTCGCGAAACTGATCGCGTGCGGTGTCGCCGCGGCGTGCACCGCCGCGTCGAGGTCCGACGGTGACGGCGGGACCGGCGGCACTCCCTCGTCACCGAACGCCCGCGGGGCGGCGAGCGCACTCACGAACAGCAACGGCACGAACAACGAAACCAGCTTCCGGCAGATCCGGCCCATGAGTCCTCGCTACGCCTTCGCGATGTTCACGATGGTGTCGTTCCACTGGAACTGGCCGTTGTAGCCGCTGTACTCGCTGTAGTCCCAGGTCTGGTAGCGCTCGTAGCTCGGCCACGGATCGCCGATCATGATCGACTGGTTCCCCGCGTCGTAGCCGTAGATCACCTCGGCGTGCCCGCCGCCCTGGGTCCAGTAGATCCCGGTGAGGCTGGGCATGCCGCCGTCGATCTGGCTCTTGATCGAGTCGAAGCTGATCGGGCCGTTCGCGTCCTGCGCGCGGAAACCGGTGCCCTGGAAGCCGCGCACGATCTCGTAGATCTGCGCGCCCTGGTTCACGCAGTAGCCGCCGGAGCCGCCCTTGCCCGCGGCGCAGAACTGCGCCTGGCTCGCGCTGCCGCCCAGCGACTGCTCGATGCTGGACCCGTCGGCGGCCCAGCACCACTGGTCCTGCTGCTGGACCTGCTGGCTGTAGTTCAGCTGGCTCGAGATGCGCGCGGACTCGGTCGCGGCCGCGGCACGGATCGGGGTGACTTCGCGGATTTGGGTGTGCGTCTGGGTTTTGATGAGACCGTTCGGCATGCCGTGCTCGTCACCGGTCGCCGCGGTGGCGGACGGCGACAGCGCGAGGCACGCGACGGCCGCGGCGCTGGCCAGTAGCGAAATGCGAACACTCCGCCTGGTGGATGTGCGGTCCACGAGAGCTCTCCTTTGCCGGGAGGGTCGGCACGGGGCGTGTGCCGGTCGCCGGGCGGAGTTGCCCAGCTCTCCAGGTACGGTGCGCGGCGCCGTGTCCCGTGACAACGGCCGACGGTAGGGCCGGTCGCCGAGCTGTGAGCGTTCACCGCGGTTTTCCCCGGTACGCACCGAGTTCACCGATGCGGCCTCGCCCGCACGGGAAACATTCACGGCACATTCACAAGGTGTGAACGCGCGCACTCGCGGTCGCCGGTGACCGGGCGCGGTGGATACCGTGATCTCGTGCGCGCCCCTTCGCCGGTGACCCGCGCCGTGGCCACGATCGCCGCGGTGCTGTGCGCGCTCGCCATCGCGGTGGGCTTACCGGCCTGCGCGCACGGTTCCGCGGCCACGCCACCGGACGGGATCGCGGTCGCGGCGTCCATTTCGGACTGTCCGGTCGCGGCGCAGGCCGCCGACCGGGAACCGGCGCAGACCGCGGCACCTGCCTTTCCGGCACCGGTTTCCGGCATTCTGTCGCCGCCTGCCACGCACGAGGTTCCCCGGCTGCCGCCGATCCGCCCGCCCGCGCACGCGGTGAAACCCGTCTTCCACTCCGTTCTCCGGATCTAGGCCGACCGACGCCCCTGCCGTCGTCTTTTCCGCCCGATTTCCGGAGATCTTTCATGCGTTCTTTTCGTTCTGTCCGCGAGTACAACTGGGTTCCGATGCTGGTCCTGCGCGTGACCGTCGGCTTCATGTTCACCAGCGGCGCGGTGGGCAAGCTCGCCGACACCGGCGCGTTCGCCGCGACCTTCCGCGACTCCGGCATCCCGTTCGCCGACGTGCTCGCCCCCGTGGTCGCGGTCCTCGAACTGCTCGGCGGCGTCGCGCTCGCGATCGGCGTCGGCACTCGCGTGTCGGCGCTCGTGCTGGCGCTGGTGATGGTGGGCGCGCTGGTCACCACGATCGCCCCGCCACTGCTGGAAAAACACCCGGCGCCCATTTCGTTCCTGAGCAACCTCTTCTACCAGCCGGAGTGGCTGTTGATCGGGCTGCTGGGGTGGTGGACGTGCACCGGAGCCGAACGGGTCAGCGTGGACGCCAGGCTGGCTTCGCGCCGGTAGGCGTTCAGGTTTCGCACGCTTCGCAGTCCGCGACCGGAGGACTCTTCGGCGCGCTGTTCTTCTTC is part of the Amycolatopsis sp. CA-230715 genome and encodes:
- a CDS encoding sensor histidine kinase — encoded protein: MRQQTAWWRRPVVAVAATDAVLAAFVAVLTVVLADLVPAWGWPGVLESTTPVLAGVLACAAVLIGLRHVACSVFALLGAAVLFGLFPATGAVLAAVAYGAGGRLRTAGRRWAVLGPGVLIPVAVVLLTQPAFRWKYVVVVIAISTILCMAVPWLVGTVQAQQAKLVVALGERAEFLAQARHFARSEARLEERSRIAGEMHDQLGHRLSLISVYCGALEVAAKGQEPKLYEAAHQVRSTARTALDELRHSLGALRPDDEPADTEEATGTEADVARLVESSRAGGIDVTLDWRGPDLVSAPPPLRRAVHRVVREALTNVHKHAAAAPVTVTVEHGERVLVEVRNGPEPSGAAPERLPGTGRGLVALQERARLLGGTLTAGTEDGGDFVVSMSLPTGAPAPVRGPSNVDEPVSPDEPVAATRPAVRLAAGLLLGIGLAAVDALLLMTLAVVPPLAPADSDNPLASVRLGMTENEVEEWFGPNEPAAEIAATGHEPPRPADTECTYVSADDEPDSGTAAVFRFCFGEDGLVDKTWFEIPVPE
- a CDS encoding alpha/beta hydrolase translates to MGTTRGWVRRGFTVAVIAALVAGCTSAGAGQPNPAPAGPEQVGPLARFYRQVLKWELCEQFLCARLTVPIDYAHPDGGTFSLPLKKAPATKPDQRIGTVVAGAGGPGQSGVAMVEDIGENWPAPVRERFDVVSFDPRGVGGSEPKLRCDTQGEPTGPVPANLPLIGPAVPRQRQFAEACLAQTGENVVRHLGSADVVSDLDVLRAVTGQEKLTYVGFSYGTRVGQLYADRFPNKIRAMVLDGVDNLYLDWREDPVQQAEGADLALHAYAKECAARTGKPCPGKNEGEILATVDRVLAGPDGDSLRSVIGTKVPFPAEWPALSEELIAAESGTAADDSGEDSDDEEDPEKSDDTVLAVVNCLDRPHPTDLAAYEETARRLRAVSPVNDGSELASCAFLPTSTVRPKTVRAEGAPPVLLVGTTVDAATPYRWAEALSESMPSAVLLTNDDVGHAVYGGTSPCVDADVDRYLIDLIPPPAPARCTTGSGG
- a CDS encoding ABC transporter permease, whose translation is MSVRDLAWQTIRARKAGFVGAFLAVLCGTAVVAACGILMESGISSGVPTQRYAGASVVVGGHQTVKPPDVAAIESQQVTEQPPLAASAANRISGLPGVRAAIGEVSFPADVITESGPVTGKPSFGHNWAASALAPFTLRAGAPPSAPDEVVLDAELASRAGVSIGGRVKIATTGGPVSYRVSGIGAGFSRQSTVYFSDARAGALFGRPGQVSAIGVLAENGTDPGDLADRIEETLGAKQVSVTSGGERSTVEFRDVGQTRTILIGISGSFGGTVLMVTVFVVTGTLALAIGQRRREFALLRAIAATPKQIRKLIGVETTLVAAIAAALGSAAGIAVAQGLRSAFAAIGVVPTDFALTIGPLPLVAAFLLGLGAARVGAWAAGRRPSKISPVEALGEAAVERRELGKARVFTGGVFVALGVGASTVPLFVRSEDAGALSGVSALLLVVGLALLGPKVVALAVRLIAGPLSRVSRVGGYLAAANTRANTRRMAAAVTPLMLAVGFAITNFFSQATTTAALQEETRLATTADQVLTSTTGRLSPEVAEAARRVPGVAAATSVVRTTIFITRAEGDGKAVEKKPAQGLDGAQARGPLDFGAVQGNFADLSRDTVALSASEASWLDKKIGDPVEFFFADGAPANLRLVATYERDFAFGDFVLPAALAREHTTDRMDSSVLVRLAPGGEGAAAGLRGLAGQYPGLTVGGKEAVQSADRGDASVQFWVNLVAIGVILAYIAISVGNTLVMTTAQRRREFALLRLVGTTRGQVRRMMRAEAFVVTGIAIVVGSLIPVLPLAVLSIGFTGSPVPAGPIGVYLGIIGAAALLGLLSLAVSTRLGLRARPIDAIGLRE
- a CDS encoding ABC transporter ATP-binding protein, whose protein sequence is MRTRGRTAARAEDSPQRTYALALESVRKVYGSGDGAVTALDGVTAGLRRGSFTAVMGPSGSGKSTFLHCAAGLDRPASGRVLLGGTELSGLSETQLTELRRQRIGFVFQAYNLLPSLTVEQNITLPLRLAGERADRAWLREVAERVGIAAKLGSRPAELSGGQQQRVAIARALVTRPEVLLADEPTGALDTRTGRQVLELLRGLVDSTGQTVLMVTHDPVAASYAHSVLFLADGRFAGELSAPTPDAVAERMTHLGEW
- a CDS encoding MBL fold metallo-hydrolase translates to MSQSGTSRRAALGLSGLAAVSAVAGGSAEAVATEKLDLSADTLITLGTTAGPPVERGRVGIGSALVTGGRAYVVDCGRGTVAQYVESGLTFADLGAIFLTHLHADHIADFYDYFLCAGWLTNVPGAPGDGPFPPKPTHRVPVHGPGRAGGLPPSRVGVPPSHVGGHQETPGTVDLTENLHKAFAYSSNVFNRDAGIIDIRELAEPHDIRLPHVGADHRNTAPPMEPFGVYHDENVRVSAILVPHYDVFPSFAFRFDTATGKSVTFSGDTVKSDNVVRLARGTDLLVHECIFTLNSVYHQRSHTSAEQVGEVAAAAAAGKVVVSHYDPPGLDDRVWFDAIGKAYRGPAAIARDGQRFTL
- a CDS encoding HAD family acid phosphatase — its product is MKTIRIMVPVLAMAGALVVGTAPASAQPVPVRAEPSYQTWISDVEKVTGPANAYLDERLAKPGGKPALVFDIDNTTLETHYHFDLLTIPAIPPMLALAKRAKEHGASVFFVTGRPDILRDLTAGNLARVGYPVDGLYLRPTLSTEPLNVPKTRSRTEIEKNGYTIVANLGNSETDLIGGHAERTFKLPDYDGLLD
- a CDS encoding XRE family transcriptional regulator, translated to MQPVETEPARPLPPALVHALRYGPFHRALAEAITQRGLPLSRLRARLNAQGVPIAESTLSYWQRGLRHPSVPRSLAAVRALENVLRLPGDSLVVLIGPQHRAADADERLPSIPELSQSWAETSALLDEFADLSGHPCNAGLDVVTVLDTVRMSGKGNAYEVGSTMVVRARGYGPDSFVVTHQGEPEVDIHGTELHAVEGCRVGRVRKRPSSAGMVFELLFDRRLGEGDVHVFSFRLRTANPVPSATFFRAVRTPMSVYLIRLHFDPAALPVRCTRFIRAREGVDPLLSEPLLCGRDGVVSAYFDTLGPSLAGVDFLWD
- a CDS encoding papain-like cysteine protease family protein, with product MDRTSTRRSVRISLLASAAAVACLALSPSATAATGDEHGMPNGLIKTQTHTQIREVTPIRAAAATESARISSQLNYSQQVQQQDQWCWAADGSSIEQSLGGSASQAQFCAAGKGGSGGYCVNQGAQIYEIVRGFQGTGFRAQDANGPISFDSIKSQIDGGMPSLTGIYWTQGGGHAEVIYGYDAGNQSIMIGDPWPSYERYQTWDYSEYSGYNGQFQWNDTIVNIAKA
- a CDS encoding DoxX family protein, which codes for MRSFRSVREYNWVPMLVLRVTVGFMFTSGAVGKLADTGAFAATFRDSGIPFADVLAPVVAVLELLGGVALAIGVGTRVSALVLALVMVGALVTTIAPPLLEKHPAPISFLSNLFYQPEWLLIGLLGWWTCTGAERVSVDARLASRR